Proteins found in one Oryza glaberrima chromosome 4, OglaRS2, whole genome shotgun sequence genomic segment:
- the LOC127770121 gene encoding uncharacterized protein LOC127770121, whose product MGVAMDPDKVQAVSDWPQPRSVRGFLGLAGYYRKFVKNFGTIAAPLTVLLRKEGFSWTDDAGAAFNALKTAITTAPVLALPDFTKPFIVEFDFTVEYKAGVNNTVADALSRRDTDEVLLLAIFGPRFDFIDRLRQAHDTDLALMALQEELQADQRRAPWALIDDMDHVRACATCQRFKSDHLHPAGLLLLLLVPTSVWADIGLDFIEALPRVGGKSVILTVVDRFSKYCHFIPLAHPYSAESVAQAFFAEIVRLHRVPQSMVSDRDPVFTAVTS is encoded by the exons ATGGGCGTCGCCATGGACCCGGACAAGGTGCAAGCCGTCTCCGATTGGCCGCAGCCACGCTCGGTGCGTGGTTTCCTCGGCTTGGCGGGCTACTATCGCAAGTTCGTCAAGAACTTcggcacgatcgcagcaccacTCACCGTGCTACTCCGCAAGGAGGGCTTCTCATGGACGGACGACGCGGGCGCCGCTTTCAACGCCCTCAAGACGGCCATCACCACCGCACCCGTCCTCGCCCTCCCCGACTTCACCAAGCCATTCATCGTCGAGT TCGACTTCACGGTGGAGTACAAGGCCGGCGTCAACAACACAGTGGCCGACGCCCTCTCAAGGCGCGACACCGACGAGGTGCTGCTCCTCGCCATCTTCGGCCCTCGGTTCGACTTCATCGACCGCTTACGCCAAGCTCATGATACCGACCTGGCACTCATGGCGCTACAGGAAGAGCTACAGGCTGACCAGCGCAGAGCCCCGTGGGCCTTGATCGACGACATG GACCACGTTCGCGCGTGCGCCACCTGCCAGCGGTTCAAGTCCGATCATCTCCATCCCGCGGGActtctgttgctgctgctagttccCACGTCGGTTTGGGCGGACATCGGCCTCGACTTCATAGAGGCGCTGCCTCGCGTGGGCGGCAAGTCGGTCATACTCACGGTGGTCGACCGCTTCAGCAAGTATTGCCACTTCATCCCCCTGGCACATCCGTACTCCGCGGAGTCCGTGGCTCAAGCTTTCTTCGCCGAGATCGTCCGTCTCCACAGGGTGCCACAATCCATGGTCTCCGACAGAGATCCAGTGTTCACcgctgtaacatcctga